A DNA window from Setaria viridis chromosome 2, Setaria_viridis_v4.0, whole genome shotgun sequence contains the following coding sequences:
- the LOC117843845 gene encoding DEAD-box ATP-dependent RNA helicase 57: METSKLSSALFAGTHFNRKRFAADFARFHQGPTPSPAAPSALSPEKKRKRKSGKAKAKNNKKKRAEAAAASSSDVVEGFNVFKGLVGKNDELRSEKVVIGKDEDSVSVRRRKEIEREIERAAVLRKRFDIHIAGQNVPAPLESFEELISRYGCDSYLVGNLSKLGFQEPTPIQRQAIPILLSGRECFACAPTGSGKTLAFLFPLLMKIKPGSKGGVKAVILCPTRELAAQTVRECKKMAKGRKYYIKLMTKDLSKSGNFKDMHCDILVSTPLRLDHAVKKRDLDLSSVEYLVLDESDKLFELGFVEVIDSVVEACSNPSIIRSLFSATLPDSIEALARTIMHDAIRVIVGRKNSASSLIKQKLIFAGTERGKLLALRQSFQESLNPPVLIFVQSKDRAKELYKELAFDDVRADVIHADLSEEQRQDAVDNLRAGKTWVLIATEVIARGMDFKGVNCVINYDFPESAAAYIHRIGRCGRAGRSGEAITFFTEEDKPFLRNIANVLVSSGCEVPSWIMALPKLKRMKHRVDRDPISTLPDED, encoded by the exons atGGAGACCTCGAAGCTCTCGTCGGCGCTCTTCGCCGGCACCCACTTCAACCGCAAGCGCTTCGCCGCCGACTTTGCGCGGTTCCATCAAGGCCCGACTCCCtcacccgccgccccctccgcgctgtccccggagaagaagcggaAGCGAAAGAGCGGCAAGGCGAAGGCGAAGAATAATAAGAAGAAGCGAGCGGAAGCGGCTGCCGCCTCGTCGTCGG ATGTTGTGGAGGGGTTCAATGTGTTCAAGGGATTGGTGGGTAAAAATGACGAGCTGCGTTCTGAGAAGGTGGTGATAGGGAAAGATGAGGATTCGGTGTCTGTGAGGCGGCGGAAGGAGATTGAGAGGGAAATCGAG AGGGCTGCAGTTCTTCGGAAGAGGTTTGATATTCACATTGCTGGACAAAATGTTCCAGCACCACTTGAGAGCTTTGAAGAACTGATTTCAAG ATATGGGTGTGATTCCTATCTGGTTGGGAACTTGTCAAAACTTGGGTTTCAAGAACCTACACCAATACAAAGGCAGGCCATTCCCATTCTTCTTTCG GGGAGGGAATGCTTTGCTTGTGCACCTACTGGTTCTGGCAAGACACTGGCTTTCTTGTTTCCACTTCTTATGAAAATTAAG CCAGGGTCTAAAGGTGGTGTTAAAGCTGTGATTCTTTGCCCAACGAGAGAATTGGCCGCACAAACTGTGAGAGAATGCAAGAAGATGGCTAAAGGAAGGAAGTACTATATTAAATTGATGACCAAAGATCTCTCCAAATCAGGGAATTTCAAAGATATGCACTGTGATATCCTTGTTTCCACCCCGCTTCGTTTGGACCATGCTGTAAAGAAAAGAGACCTTGATTTAAGTAG TGTGGAATACCTTGTCTTGGATGAATCTGATAAACTTTTTGAGCTTGGATTTGTTGAAGTGATTGATTCAGTTGTTGAAGCCTGTTCCAATCCTTCAATAATTCGGTCTTTGTTCAGTGCCACATTGCCCGATTCAATTGAGGCTCTTGCACGCACTATAATGCACGATGCCATTCGAGTCATTGTTGGAAGAAA GAATTCAGCTTCCTCACTGATTAAGCAAAAATTGATTTTCGCTGGAACTGAGAGGGGGAAGTTGCTAGCTCTTCGGCAAAGCTTTCAAGAG TCTCTCAATCCACCAGTATTGATCTTTGTCCAAAGCAAAGACAGAGCAAAAGAGCTTTACAAAGAACTGGCATTTGATGACGTTAGGGCTGATGTAATTCATGCAGACCTCAGTGAGGAGCAG CGTCAGGATGCTGTTGACAACTTGAGAGCTGGAAAGACCTGGGTACTGATAGCAACAGAAGTCATTGCTCGGGGAATGGATTTCAAAGGTGTAAACTGTGTGATAAACTACGATTTTCCGGAGTCAGCTGCTGCCTATATTCACAGGATAG GACGATGCGGAAGAGCCGGTAGATCTGGGGAGGCCATCACGTTCTTCACAGAGGAGGACAAGCCATTCTTGAGGAATATCGCGAACGTGCTGGTATCTTCAGGATGTGAAGTTCCTTCCTGGATAATGGCATTGCCGAAGCTCAAGCGAATGAAGCACAGGGTGGATAGGGACCCAATCTCCACCTTACCGGATGAAGATTAA
- the LOC117843849 gene encoding DNA-directed RNA polymerase V subunit 7 isoform X2: MLVEMVWYSAMVFLEVEMSWNVLISPSQLDRKGLLLRKAIIVRLLEDVTNKRASKEHGYYVAVNQLKAISEGKVRELTGDVLFPVTFTCITQKPLKGEILVGYVDRILKHGVFLKSGPVESIFMAEKSMSDYKYIGGENPMFMNDHSKLEKDTALRFKVMGFRWMEADRQFQLLATMAGDFLGPL, encoded by the exons ATGTTGGTAGAAATGGTTTG GTACTCAGCCATGGTTTTTCTTGAGGTAGAGATGTCATGGAATGTGTTGATATCCCCTAGCCAGCTGGACCGCAAGGGCCTCCTGCTCCGCAAGGCTATCATTGTGCGTCTTCTGGAGGATGTTACCAACAAGAGGGCTTCCAAGGAGCATGGCTACTACGTTGCCGTCAATCAGCTGAAGGCAATATCTGAAGGGAAAGTGCGTGAGCTTACTGGAGACGTTCTGTTCCCAGTCACATTCACCTGCATCACACAGAAGCCTCTGAAGGGTGAGATCTTGGTTGGATATGTGGATAGGATCCTCAAGCACGGCGTGTTTCTCAAATCTGGACCTGTTGAGAGCATCTTCATGGCTGAGAAGTCGATGAGCGATTACAAGTACATTGGAGGGGAGAACCCTATGTTCATGAACGACCACTCAAAGCTGGAGAAGGACACCGCCTTGCGTTTCAAGGTCATGGGATTCCGCTGGATGGAAGCTGACCGCCAGTTTCAGCTCCTTGCTACGATGGCTGGTGACTTCCTTGGGCCACTGTGA
- the LOC117843849 gene encoding DNA-directed RNA polymerase V subunit 7 isoform X1, producing MVFLEVEMSWNVLISPSQLDRKGLLLRKAIIVRLLEDVTNKRASKEHGYYVAVNQLKAISEGKVRELTGDVLFPVTFTCITQKPLKGEILVGYVDRILKHGVFLKSGPVESIFMAEKSMSDYKYIGGENPMFMNDHSKLEKDTALRFKVMGFRWMEADRQFQLLATMAGDFLGPL from the coding sequence ATGGTTTTTCTTGAGGTAGAGATGTCATGGAATGTGTTGATATCCCCTAGCCAGCTGGACCGCAAGGGCCTCCTGCTCCGCAAGGCTATCATTGTGCGTCTTCTGGAGGATGTTACCAACAAGAGGGCTTCCAAGGAGCATGGCTACTACGTTGCCGTCAATCAGCTGAAGGCAATATCTGAAGGGAAAGTGCGTGAGCTTACTGGAGACGTTCTGTTCCCAGTCACATTCACCTGCATCACACAGAAGCCTCTGAAGGGTGAGATCTTGGTTGGATATGTGGATAGGATCCTCAAGCACGGCGTGTTTCTCAAATCTGGACCTGTTGAGAGCATCTTCATGGCTGAGAAGTCGATGAGCGATTACAAGTACATTGGAGGGGAGAACCCTATGTTCATGAACGACCACTCAAAGCTGGAGAAGGACACCGCCTTGCGTTTCAAGGTCATGGGATTCCGCTGGATGGAAGCTGACCGCCAGTTTCAGCTCCTTGCTACGATGGCTGGTGACTTCCTTGGGCCACTGTGA